Genomic segment of Dermacentor albipictus isolate Rhodes 1998 colony chromosome 5, USDA_Dalb.pri_finalv2, whole genome shotgun sequence:
TGCAGCTTCTGGTGCTGCACTCGCTGGTGTTCTGGTGCGCCGTCAACGCTGGCGGCCTCCACCCGGCCACGGAGGGCTTCTCGCACACCATCGCCCACCCGGACGGCTCGACGCACCACTCCACCTTCATCAGGCACAACACGGACGTGGTGCCGCGTGATCACGACTCTGGCGTCTACGACCCGCAATCGGGACACGTCGTGTCCGTCCACTCCACTGGCCCCCACGGTTACAGCACCGGCGCTAGCCACTTGGTCGCCTCCAGGCCGCTCGGAGCTTACGGAACCGCTGCCTACGGAACTGCTGCCTACGGTACTGCCGCCTACGGTGGCTACGGAGCCTACGGAGGTTACGGAGCCTATGGAGGTTACGGAGCCGTCGCCGCGCCATCCTACTCTGTGGCCGCTGCTCCAGCCGTGTCCGTGGCAGCAGCTCCGGCAGTTTCTGTGGCTCATGCCCCCGCTGTCTCCGTCGCAGCCCCAGCTGCCACGACTGTCGTGAGCCATGGAGCCGCCGTTTATCCAGGACACACGGTCACCGGCGTCGGCTACGGAGGTGGCCTCGGCCTTGGCTACGGGGCTGGTTATGGCCTCGGCTACGGCGGTGGTTATGGCCTCGGCTACGGCGGTGGTTATGGCCTCGGCTACGGTGCCGGTTATGGTCTCGGCTACGGCGTCGGAACCGTTGGAACCGTCGGAACCGTAGGAACCGTCGGAACTGGGCTCGCGACCTACGGCGCTGGCTACGGCACTGGCTACGGCACTGGCTACGGCGTTGGCTACGGCGCTGGCTACGGCCTGAGCACCGGTTACGCCCTTAGCGGCCTCGGAGGTTATGGCTACGGCCTGCCAACCTCCCGCACGGTGGTCCAGAGGGGCCCGTACATCAACAACCGAGTCTTGCCCACGGCTTTCGGCAACGTCCACGCGCCACACCACGAGTTCCACCACCACGAGCACCACACCGTGCACCCGACCGGAGGCACCGCTTTCGCCGTCGGAGCCTTCAAGAAATAGGACCGCAAATTCCTCGATGCCGGCGGTGCCGTCCCAGGTGGCTTCAAGCAATGGGATGCCTCTAGGCCCGTCATGTGCTTAAGCGCGGAGAACAGGTGACCCTGACATGAACAAGTAGCCCACAAGACGAGCATCGTCGAACCATTTTGCTTCCGGCGTGGTGCCGGTAGCAAGTAGTCACTATAGCAAGGGCAAAGGCGATCTCTACGGAAAATTGGCGGCCGCACGGTTCCCGGGAACCGATAAATACACTGAGGAAAGTCCATGAAGTGATGATGTCAGCTGAACGCTGCGAGTAAAAACGCTCTTGCCTGATTGTTTTTGTTGTTATCTATTTATGAATAAACAAGGTATTTCGAGTAAAAACACGTTTTAAATCCGAGTGTGGCGTCTTTCCATTCACTTTACAGACGTGACATTTCTACCCTTTGAAAGGTCCATTCACGAGCCCACGCGAACGCACCCAGTTGTAGGCGTTATTGGTCACCAGATATTTTCGAGCAGGTCTTATCCTGGGAAACTGACAACAGCATGCTGGAAAGTGGCATCAAAAACGCTTAAACTTATATACAGCCATCTCTCACGTCGCTAGATTCAAATAATTGAGTTTTCTAAAATGCGCATGCATTCCACCAACGCTGGGAAACATTCAACCCAATTAACAGAAGTTGAGAGTCCTCACGGGCGAAAACAGGTCGCAGACCATTTGAGGGTTGACTATAGCCCAAAAACGTTGGGAAAATCCACAAACAAACCTTTGCTGCACAGGACTCGGGTCTGACGAAAGTGAGCGAGAGTCGCGCCCAACCAGCACAGTCACACAGGGATGAGCGACGACTAGCATCAGAAACCTTTGGGCGATGACTCCCAGAGAAAATGAAAGCGGAGCACCGATGACGCCTGCATTTCGTGACATTGCTATGTCATTTTCAGTCGCGTTTCGTGTTGCGTCATTCAGATACGCTGAAGCACAAGTCCGCAGCAggttgctttcttttcttgcacaaGAATTGAGCTAGGCTTACATTAAACGTTGAGATACACAATGATACGTGCGccactgacccgccgtggttgcttagtggctttggcgtttcgctgctaagctcgaggtagCGGGAGcaaatcgcggccgcggcggc
This window contains:
- the LOC139060134 gene encoding uncharacterized protein translates to MATFNGVQLLVLHSLVFWCAVNAGGLHPATEGFSHTIAHPDGSTHHSTFIRHNTDVVPRDHDSGVYDPQSGHVVSVHSTGPHGYSTGASHLVASRPLGAYGTAAYGTAAYGTAAYGGYGAYGGYGAYGGYGAVAAPSYSVAAAPAVSVAAAPAVSVAHAPAVSVAAPAATTVVSHGAAVYPGHTVTGVGYGGGLGLGYGAGYGLGYGGGYGLGYGGGYGLGYGAGYGLGYGVGTVGTVGTVGTVGTGLATYGAGYGTGYGTGYGVGYGAGYGLSTGYALSGLGGYGYGLPTSRTVVQRGPYINNRVLPTAFGNVHAPHHEFHHHEHHTVHPTGGTAFAVGAFKK